The DNA sequence AGAGCGACACCAACCGCCTGTGTCACAACCACCATTTTCAGTTGGTAAGGTTGTTCAATGAGAGGTAGACCTAGCTGATCGGCGCGCTGAATGACGCTTTCCGGGATAGCCTTGATGTATTCCTGCCCTGTCAGAATCACTAGGCCAGCGATATGACGTTGATGCCCTTGTTCCACCAGTGTGAGTAAATTAGGCTCATCACGTACATGATTTATCCCGGTAACAAAAACCAGCTCACCTCCCATCACCCATTCAGCAATTGATTCATTCTCTGCTACATAGGGCCAGCGCACCTCAGAGTGAACGCCTGCAAGCCCGGCCCTGAGCGCCAGGGAATCCAGTTTGGGCAAATCAAATACATCAGCAATGGTCAAAGCCATGAAGTCAGTTCCTAGTGGCGGTCCTGGCGCAAGTAGGTTACGCCTAATGCTGCGGGCTCATCGCGAAAGCGTGAGCGCGTTGCCAGAACCAACACCAGTATGGTCAGAAGGTAGGGGAGCATTCCCATCAGATAAACAGGTACCTGAAGTCCTTGCGCCTGGAGCCTGGGCAGAAGCATGTCTACGGCGCCAAACAGCAGTGCACCAACCAATGCACGGCCAGGTCGCCAACGAGCGAAAACGACCAGAGCCAGGGCTATCCATCCTCTTCCTGCCACCATGTTGTCAACCCAGATATGGGCACTGGCAACTGATAGATACGCTCCGCCCAACCCACACAGGGCTCCACAGAGCATGCCTGCTGACATCTGCATGCCAGGGACAGAAATGCCCGCATTATCTGCAGCGGCAGGATCTTCCCCTACCGCCGTAAAGCGCAGACCAATACGGGTACGATGGAGTATCCATGCAATCACAATTACGAGCAGAATAGACACCCATGCAAGCAACGGTTGTTTGAAGAGTAGCCCTCCCAGTAACGGGAGCTGCTGTAATCCAGGAAGGTCAGGAGCGTTCATGCCATTAAATGGCTGATGCACCCAATGACGCCCGATAAAACCTGAAAGTCCGAGACCAATTGCCATTACCGCCAAGCCACTGAGTATCTGGTCGGCTTTAAGAACTGCAACAGAAAATGCGAAGAGCAGTCCAAGGCAACAACCGGCAAGGACCCCGGCTCCTATTCCCAGCCAAGGCGATCCGGTCAGGAGTGTTACCACAGCCCCGGACATTGCTCCGACAGCCATATACCCCTCGGCGCCCAGGTTAACGACTCCCGAACGTTCAGATAAAATCAGCCCCAGACACGCCAGTAGAAGAGGTAGTG is a window from the Marinobacter sp. ANT_B65 genome containing:
- a CDS encoding ABC transporter permease, translated to MSFISFWFASIPVSALPLLLACLGLILSERSGVVNLGAEGYMAVGAMSGAVVTLLTGSPWLGIGAGVLAGCCLGLLFAFSVAVLKADQILSGLAVMAIGLGLSGFIGRHWVHQPFNGMNAPDLPGLQQLPLLGGLLFKQPLLAWVSILLVIVIAWILHRTRIGLRFTAVGEDPAAADNAGISVPGMQMSAGMLCGALCGLGGAYLSVASAHIWVDNMVAGRGWIALALVVFARWRPGRALVGALLFGAVDMLLPRLQAQGLQVPVYLMGMLPYLLTILVLVLATRSRFRDEPAALGVTYLRQDRH